The Flavobacterium praedii genome window below encodes:
- a CDS encoding glycosyltransferase, whose protein sequence is MKLKKNKTMLLMSSYPPRQCGIATFSNDIVNSVKLVFGKSLPIEVCALQKKENQFEYDPDVHYILNVNSINDYRLLAEKINNRDDIGMVCIEHEFGLFEGDYGDYLLSFLLAVNKPVATVFHTVLPGPNDKLKKIVQAIIDLSNKIVVLTKKSQEILMQDYDCLESKLRVIPHGTHMVLWDQKEKIKKDFHYSDKIVLSTFGLISANKNIETVLHALPNVIAKHPEVIYLVIGKTHPEVLNKEGEKYRTMLVETTKELKIENNVIFIDEFLDLKELLNYLIMSDIYLFSSKDPNQAVSGTFAYAMSCGCAIISTPIAHAKEDLNSGIGILLKEFDKPNEFQEAILELVENKEKRLEMSRNGYALTHETTWENIAIKYGFLFAEVTENKKNLKLNFPRIKLNHIKELTTEYGMLQFSNFSQPDFSSGYTLDDNARALINLIMYYNSSKDADTLSLASIYLNFVAGIQREDGKFDNYKDLNLDLTSQNELVNLEDSNGRALWSLGYTLSNHNLLPYALVEQAQKVWDKAVFHVDSVTSPRAIAYTLKGLYHYYTVNPEEKIKNNIIQLADKLLNHYHINSDENWCWYEDYMTYVNNVLPEAMMYGFLATGDLKYKKIALITFDFLLSHYFMKGEFSVISNRGWFVKGKKKNAYGEQPIEVATTIITLHLFYEVTGNVKYKNQLNMAFSWFLGNNHLNQIIYNPVNGASYDGLEEKNVNINQGAESTLCFFKAQMIMDKYKNEDDYRYSETAGIFAI, encoded by the coding sequence ATGAAATTAAAGAAAAATAAAACTATGTTATTAATGAGTTCCTACCCGCCTAGACAATGTGGAATAGCAACTTTTTCTAATGATATAGTAAATTCCGTTAAATTGGTCTTTGGAAAATCGCTACCAATAGAAGTATGTGCCTTGCAAAAAAAAGAAAATCAATTCGAATATGATCCAGATGTTCATTATATACTAAATGTCAACTCTATTAATGATTACCGTCTTTTGGCCGAAAAGATTAATAATCGTGACGATATTGGAATGGTTTGTATCGAACATGAATTTGGCCTTTTTGAAGGTGATTATGGGGATTATTTATTGTCTTTTTTACTAGCTGTAAATAAACCTGTTGCAACCGTTTTTCATACAGTATTGCCTGGACCGAATGATAAATTAAAAAAAATTGTTCAAGCCATCATTGATTTGTCAAACAAAATTGTGGTTCTTACAAAAAAATCCCAAGAGATTTTGATGCAAGACTATGATTGTTTGGAGTCAAAATTAAGGGTAATTCCGCATGGGACACATATGGTTCTTTGGGATCAAAAGGAGAAAATTAAAAAGGATTTTCACTATTCTGATAAAATTGTTTTATCAACATTTGGATTAATTAGTGCCAATAAGAATATAGAAACTGTTTTGCATGCCTTGCCAAATGTTATTGCAAAACACCCCGAAGTGATTTATTTGGTAATCGGAAAAACGCATCCCGAAGTTTTGAATAAAGAAGGAGAAAAATACCGAACTATGCTAGTTGAGACTACTAAGGAACTTAAAATTGAGAATAATGTGATCTTTATTGATGAATTTTTAGATTTAAAAGAACTTCTCAATTATTTGATCATGTCTGATATTTATTTGTTTTCTTCCAAGGATCCCAATCAAGCTGTTAGCGGCACTTTTGCTTATGCCATGAGTTGTGGTTGTGCTATTATCTCGACACCAATAGCTCATGCCAAAGAAGATTTGAACTCAGGAATCGGAATATTATTAAAGGAATTTGATAAACCCAACGAGTTTCAAGAGGCTATTTTAGAATTGGTTGAAAATAAGGAGAAAAGATTAGAAATGAGTCGGAATGGATATGCTTTAACCCATGAAACTACTTGGGAAAATATAGCCATAAAATATGGATTCCTTTTTGCAGAAGTGACTGAAAACAAGAAAAACCTAAAATTGAATTTCCCACGTATAAAATTAAATCATATTAAGGAATTGACCACCGAATATGGAATGCTACAATTTTCAAATTTTAGTCAACCTGATTTTTCATCTGGTTATACGTTGGATGATAATGCAAGAGCATTAATTAACTTAATTATGTATTACAATTCAAGCAAAGATGCTGATACTTTGAGCTTGGCTAGTATCTATTTGAATTTTGTGGCAGGAATACAAAGGGAAGACGGTAAATTTGATAATTACAAAGATTTAAATCTAGATTTGACATCGCAAAATGAATTAGTAAATCTTGAGGATTCTAATGGAAGAGCTTTGTGGAGTTTGGGTTATACATTATCCAATCATAATTTGCTTCCCTACGCTCTTGTTGAACAAGCTCAAAAAGTTTGGGATAAGGCAGTATTTCATGTTGATTCTGTTACTTCTCCAAGAGCAATTGCCTATACCTTAAAGGGATTATATCACTATTACACCGTTAATCCTGAGGAAAAAATAAAAAACAATATTATTCAACTCGCAGATAAATTGCTCAATCATTATCATATCAATTCTGATGAGAATTGGTGTTGGTATGAGGATTATATGACGTATGTAAATAATGTGTTGCCTGAGGCGATGATGTATGGTTTTTTGGCAACAGGGGATTTAAAATATAAAAAAATTGCCTTAATTACATTTGATTTTTTGCTTTCTCATTATTTTATGAAAGGGGAATTTAGCGTAATCTCCAACAGAGGCTGGTTTGTAAAAGGTAAGAAAAAAAATGCTTATGGAGAGCAGCCTATTGAAGTGGCAACAACAATTATTACCTTACATTTGTTTTATGAAGTAACTGGAAATGTAAAATATAAAAACCAGCTAAATATGGCTTTTTCTTGGTTCTTGGGAAATAATCACCTGAATCAGATTATTTATAATCCTGTAAATGGTGCTTCTTATGATGGATTGGAAGAAAAAAATGTGAATATTAATCAAGGGGCTGAATCTACATTGTGTTTCTTTAAAGCTCAAATGATTATGGATAAATATAAAAATGAAGATGATTATAGGTATTCAGAAACAGCTGGTATATTTGCAATTTGA
- the purT gene encoding formate-dependent phosphoribosylglycinamide formyltransferase — protein sequence MKILLLGSGELGKEFIIAAQRIGQTVIAVDSYENAPAMQVAHGFEVINMLDGDALDKIVAKHQPDFIVPEIEAIRTERFYDYEKQGITVVPSAKAANFTMNRKAIRDLAAKDLGLRTANYRYATTAQELHEGVEAVGMPCVVKPLMSSSGKGQSTIKTIADIDKAWQYAVEGSRGDVVEVIVEAFVKFNSEITLLTVVQNENPTLFCAPIGHRQERGDYQESWQPAKISDKDLYEAQDMAEKVTEALGGAGLFGVEFFLADDGVYFSELSPRPHDTGMVTLAGTQNFNEFELHLRAILSLPIFEITLEKAGASAVIAASANSENPSYSGLNKIASLPKTDFRIFGKPTSRPYRRMGVALVNDTLDTPIEEVVEKTKEAAKLVTVHP from the coding sequence ATGAAAATATTACTTCTAGGATCTGGCGAATTAGGAAAAGAATTTATAATCGCAGCACAACGCATCGGACAAACCGTAATTGCTGTTGACAGCTACGAAAATGCACCCGCAATGCAAGTAGCACATGGATTTGAAGTCATCAATATGCTCGATGGAGATGCTTTGGATAAAATTGTTGCCAAACACCAACCCGATTTCATCGTTCCCGAAATAGAAGCCATAAGAACCGAACGTTTTTATGATTACGAGAAACAAGGAATTACGGTTGTACCATCTGCGAAAGCGGCAAACTTCACCATGAACCGAAAAGCCATTCGAGATTTGGCCGCCAAAGATCTAGGATTGCGTACCGCCAATTATCGCTATGCTACTACCGCACAAGAATTACACGAAGGTGTAGAAGCGGTTGGAATGCCCTGTGTGGTAAAACCATTAATGTCATCCTCTGGAAAAGGGCAATCGACTATAAAAACCATTGCCGACATTGACAAAGCATGGCAATATGCGGTAGAAGGTTCTCGTGGTGATGTAGTCGAAGTTATCGTCGAAGCTTTTGTTAAATTCAATTCGGAAATTACTTTATTGACGGTTGTCCAAAACGAGAATCCTACATTATTTTGTGCTCCAATCGGGCACAGACAAGAACGTGGCGATTATCAAGAAAGCTGGCAACCCGCAAAAATATCCGATAAGGATTTATACGAAGCACAAGACATGGCCGAGAAAGTAACAGAAGCTTTGGGTGGAGCGGGATTATTTGGTGTCGAATTTTTCCTTGCTGATGACGGTGTTTATTTCTCAGAATTATCTCCAAGACCACACGATACTGGAATGGTTACTTTGGCGGGAACACAAAACTTTAATGAATTTGAATTGCATTTACGTGCCATTTTAAGTTTACCAATTTTCGAAATCACTTTAGAAAAAGCAGGAGCAAGTGCTGTAATTGCAGCTTCAGCAAACTCAGAAAACCCAAGCTATTCTGGTTTGAATAAAATTGCATCTTTACCCAAAACCGATTTTAGGATTTTTGGAAAACCAACTTCAAGACCCTATCGCAGAATGGGTGTTGCTTTGGTCAACGATACCTTAGACACTCCAATTGAAGAAGTGGTAGAAAAAACTAAAGAAGCTGCCAAATTAGTAACAGTACACCCTTAA
- the fabD gene encoding ACP S-malonyltransferase, whose protein sequence is MKAYVFPGQGAQFTGMGKDLYENSPLAKELFEKANEILGFRITDIMFEGTAEQLKETKVTQPAVFLHSVILAKTLEDFKPEMVAGHSLGEFSALVANGALSFEDGLKLVSQRALAMQKACEIKPSTMAAVLGLADNIVEEVCASIDGVVVAANYNCPGQLVISGETTAVEKACEAMKTAGAKRALLLPVGGAFHSPMMEPAREELAAAIEATTFSTPICPVYQNVTATAVSSPEEIKKNLIIQLTAPVRWTQSVQQMIADGATLFTEVGPGKVLAGLIGKIDKEAATANA, encoded by the coding sequence ATGAAAGCATACGTATTTCCAGGTCAAGGCGCACAATTCACCGGAATGGGCAAAGACTTATATGAAAACTCACCATTAGCAAAAGAATTATTTGAAAAAGCGAATGAAATTTTAGGTTTCCGCATTACCGATATTATGTTTGAAGGTACAGCAGAGCAATTGAAAGAAACCAAAGTAACGCAACCAGCTGTTTTTTTACACTCGGTTATTTTGGCTAAAACCTTGGAAGATTTTAAACCAGAAATGGTAGCAGGTCACTCATTGGGTGAATTTTCGGCATTGGTGGCTAATGGCGCTTTGTCTTTTGAAGATGGTTTAAAATTAGTTTCGCAACGTGCGCTAGCGATGCAAAAAGCTTGCGAAATCAAACCTTCAACAATGGCTGCCGTTTTAGGATTAGCAGATAATATTGTAGAAGAAGTTTGTGCATCAATTGATGGAGTTGTGGTTGCTGCCAATTACAACTGCCCTGGACAATTAGTAATTTCGGGAGAAACTACAGCTGTAGAAAAAGCCTGCGAAGCTATGAAAACTGCTGGTGCAAAACGTGCATTATTACTACCTGTTGGCGGAGCTTTTCACTCTCCAATGATGGAACCTGCTAGAGAAGAACTAGCGGCAGCTATAGAAGCGACAACATTCTCTACCCCTATTTGTCCGGTATATCAAAACGTAACGGCAACTGCAGTTTCATCACCAGAAGAAATAAAGAAAAATTTAATCATACAATTGACTGCTCCAGTACGTTGGACCCAATCTGTACAACAAATGATTGCTGATGGTGCTACTTTATTTACCGAAGTAGGTCCAGGAAAAGTATTAGCTGGTTTGATTGGGAAAATTGATAAAGAAGCTGCAACCGCAAATGCTTAA
- a CDS encoding pirin family protein, with protein sequence MKNTVLHKADTRGHADHGWLNAYHSFSFASWYNPDRVQFGALRVLNDDTIAAGMGFGTHPHDNMEIITIPLEGDLAHKDSMGNAEIIKNGDVQVMSAGTGIQHSEYNPNADQRTKLFQIWVFPKVRNVEPRYQQITLNTAEQKNNFAQIVSPNPEDAGVWIYQDAWFHLADFSAGFSKKYELKKEGNGMYAFVISGTITIDGQELETRDGLGITDFETLDIKATTDAKFLLMEIPMAY encoded by the coding sequence ATGAAAAATACAGTTTTACACAAAGCAGATACAAGAGGGCATGCAGACCACGGATGGTTAAACGCGTATCATAGTTTTAGCTTTGCCAGTTGGTACAATCCAGATAGAGTTCAATTTGGCGCTTTACGCGTTTTGAACGACGATACAATTGCTGCAGGAATGGGTTTTGGCACACATCCGCATGACAATATGGAAATTATTACCATTCCGCTTGAAGGTGATTTGGCACACAAAGACAGTATGGGTAATGCCGAAATTATAAAAAATGGTGATGTTCAAGTAATGAGCGCCGGAACTGGAATTCAACACAGTGAATATAATCCAAATGCGGATCAACGTACCAAACTTTTTCAAATTTGGGTATTCCCAAAAGTAAGAAATGTAGAACCTCGTTACCAACAAATCACATTGAACACTGCTGAGCAAAAAAATAATTTTGCTCAAATTGTATCTCCAAATCCTGAGGATGCTGGAGTTTGGATTTATCAAGATGCTTGGTTTCACTTAGCTGATTTTAGTGCCGGATTTTCAAAAAAATACGAACTAAAAAAAGAAGGCAACGGCATGTACGCTTTTGTAATATCTGGAACAATTACTATTGATGGTCAGGAATTGGAGACTCGTGATGGTTTAGGAATAACTGATTTCGAAACTTTGGACATCAAAGCAACAACAGACGCAAAGTTTCTGTTAATGGAAATCCCAATGGCTTATTAA
- a CDS encoding (4Fe-4S)-binding protein codes for MDPKNIKKEYTNGEVTIVWQSGNCIHSGNCVRNNPDVFKPKEQPWITAENSTTEKIIETINKCPSGALSFYRNK; via the coding sequence ATGGATCCAAAAAACATCAAAAAAGAATACACTAATGGCGAAGTAACTATTGTATGGCAATCCGGAAATTGCATTCATTCCGGAAATTGCGTACGCAACAATCCTGACGTTTTCAAACCGAAAGAACAACCCTGGATTACGGCCGAAAATTCAACAACAGAAAAAATAATAGAGACCATCAACAAATGTCCATCAGGAGCGTTGAGTTTTTACAGGAACAAATAG
- a CDS encoding DegT/DnrJ/EryC1/StrS family aminotransferase has product MKKIQMVDLKSQYDKIAATVNASIQEVLDTNTYINGPQVHAFQKSLEDYLGVKHVIPCANGTDALQIAMMGLGLKPGDEVITADFTFAATVEVIALLQLTPVLVDVDLVNMNISIEAIKKAITPKTKAIVPVHLFGRAANMEAIMTIAKEHNLYVIEDNAQAIGANCKFSGGTKKKAGTIGHVSSTSFFPSKNLGCYGDGGAIFTNDDALAHKLRGIVNHGMYERYHHDVVGVNSRLDSIQAAVLNAKLPFLDEYGKARQDAARKYNAAFEGHKNIIAPTICDNCDCHVFHQYTLRIIDADRNGLMQHLLDKGIPCAIYYPIPLHSQKAYLDVRYKEEDFPVTNQLVKEVISLPMHTELDDEQIKFITDSVLEFLK; this is encoded by the coding sequence ATGAAAAAAATACAAATGGTTGACTTGAAAAGTCAATATGATAAAATCGCAGCAACCGTAAACGCTTCGATTCAAGAAGTTTTGGATACCAATACTTATATTAATGGGCCTCAGGTTCATGCGTTTCAAAAATCATTAGAAGATTATTTAGGAGTTAAACATGTGATTCCATGTGCTAATGGAACAGATGCTTTGCAAATTGCTATGATGGGACTAGGTTTAAAACCTGGAGACGAAGTGATTACTGCCGATTTTACTTTTGCAGCTACTGTTGAGGTAATTGCTTTGCTACAATTAACACCTGTTTTAGTAGATGTAGATTTGGTAAATATGAATATTTCTATTGAAGCAATTAAAAAAGCAATAACTCCAAAAACTAAAGCAATTGTTCCGGTTCATTTGTTTGGTCGTGCAGCCAATATGGAAGCTATTATGACTATTGCCAAGGAACATAATTTATATGTAATTGAAGATAATGCTCAAGCTATTGGAGCCAATTGTAAATTCTCTGGTGGAACAAAAAAGAAAGCAGGAACTATTGGACATGTTTCTTCTACTTCTTTTTTTCCATCAAAAAACTTAGGATGTTATGGTGATGGTGGAGCAATTTTCACCAATGACGATGCTTTGGCACACAAATTAAGAGGGATTGTAAATCATGGAATGTACGAACGTTACCATCATGATGTAGTAGGAGTAAATTCTCGCTTGGATAGTATTCAAGCTGCAGTTCTTAATGCCAAGTTACCCTTTTTGGATGAATACGGAAAAGCAAGACAAGATGCAGCCAGAAAATATAACGCTGCTTTTGAAGGACATAAAAATATTATTGCGCCAACTATTTGTGATAATTGTGATTGTCATGTTTTTCATCAATACACATTACGCATTATAGATGCCGATAGAAACGGTTTGATGCAGCATTTGTTGGATAAAGGAATTCCTTGTGCTATTTATTATCCAATTCCGTTGCATTCACAAAAAGCCTATTTGGACGTGCGTTACAAAGAAGAAGATTTCCCAGTAACAAATCAGTTGGTAAAAGAAGTGATTTCATTACCAATGCATACAGAACTTGATGATGAACAAATAAAATTTATTACGGATAGCGTTTTAGAGTTTTTAAAATAG
- a CDS encoding glycoside hydrolase family 130 protein, whose product MKVSVTRKDLKFMPDSSRVVARYFNSGEQRTKELVGRILVMSNYEVSHTLEQINRGFARRHRNISEIFYSNFQNISNIIAEMQINVADLSEEQKLLIGSYLTMEYSIESAAFFNPSMVEDFDQTSLEKGEKRVVISFRATGEGHVSSIVFRRGIIDKENNLRMMRIGDDIEKAEVLHKMMFNKKRVLSKLAEMHTLDIYSNILCDFPEVFEYEVLKNALMKELANPNTSKEKSEAYEEVIWLLDSFYDVQFKHDSDISERVIFPISDTESRGIEDARFVRFSDDGYFDSVMGTYTAYNGHSILSKLITTEDFYTFRIMPLYGEGSQSKGMALFPKRIKGKYAMLGRIDGVNNYLMYSKRPNEWKNPQIIQKPKYPWEYTQIGNCGSPLWTEEGWLVITHGVGAMRRYCIGASLFDLEDPSKEIGRLAEPLLSPLEDEREGYVPNVVYSCGSIIHNNSLILPYAVSDYSSTYAVVDLVELLDALKKSKQ is encoded by the coding sequence ATGAAAGTATCTGTTACTCGAAAAGACTTGAAATTTATGCCTGATTCAAGTAGGGTTGTGGCTCGATATTTCAATAGTGGAGAACAACGAACCAAAGAACTTGTTGGTCGTATATTGGTTATGAGTAATTATGAAGTTTCTCATACCCTAGAACAAATAAATAGAGGATTTGCACGAAGACACCGTAATATTTCGGAAATTTTTTATAGTAATTTTCAAAATATTTCGAATATAATTGCCGAAATGCAAATTAATGTAGCTGATTTGTCAGAAGAACAAAAACTACTAATAGGCTCTTATCTTACAATGGAATATTCCATAGAGTCTGCTGCTTTTTTTAACCCATCCATGGTGGAAGATTTTGATCAAACGAGTCTGGAAAAGGGTGAAAAACGGGTTGTTATTTCATTTCGGGCGACTGGAGAAGGCCATGTTTCCTCTATCGTATTTAGAAGAGGAATTATAGATAAAGAGAATAATTTGCGAATGATGCGTATTGGTGATGATATTGAAAAAGCAGAGGTTTTGCATAAAATGATGTTTAACAAAAAGCGAGTTCTTTCTAAATTAGCAGAAATGCATACCTTGGATATTTATTCAAATATTTTATGTGATTTTCCAGAAGTTTTTGAGTATGAAGTGTTGAAAAATGCCTTGATGAAAGAATTGGCAAATCCAAATACAAGTAAAGAAAAAAGTGAGGCTTATGAAGAGGTGATTTGGTTGTTGGATTCTTTTTATGATGTGCAATTTAAACATGATTCCGATATTTCTGAGCGTGTTATTTTTCCTATTTCTGATACAGAAAGCCGAGGAATTGAAGATGCCCGTTTTGTTCGTTTTAGTGATGATGGCTATTTCGATAGTGTAATGGGAACTTACACTGCTTATAATGGACATTCGATACTTTCAAAATTAATTACAACAGAAGATTTTTATACTTTTCGGATAATGCCTTTATATGGTGAAGGATCACAAAGCAAGGGTATGGCTTTGTTTCCTAAAAGAATAAAAGGTAAATATGCCATGCTAGGCAGAATTGATGGGGTCAATAATTATTTGATGTACTCTAAACGTCCTAACGAATGGAAAAATCCACAAATTATTCAGAAACCCAAATATCCATGGGAATATACCCAAATTGGTAATTGTGGATCACCTTTATGGACAGAAGAAGGCTGGCTTGTAATTACACATGGTGTAGGTGCTATGAGACGGTATTGTATTGGTGCTTCATTGTTTGATTTAGAGGATCCTAGCAAAGAAATTGGCAGATTAGCTGAGCCCTTGCTTAGCCCTCTTGAAGACGAACGAGAAGGTTATGTGCCAAATGTAGTGTATTCCTGTGGTTCAATAATTCATAATAACAGCCTAATATTACCCTATGCAGTGTCCGATTATTCCTCTACCTATGCTGTGGTAGACTTGGTAGAATTATTGGATGCCTTAAAGAAAAGCAAACAATAA
- a CDS encoding sugar O-acetyltransferase, with translation MTEKEKMLLGEIYFANDKELMQERTNAKKLLHKLNVTEYLMNGKSRAILRELLPNSHKRLYIEPPFHCDYGYNIHSGENVYFNVNCVVLDTMKVTIGKNVFFAPGVHIYTATHPLNAIERRTVESSNPVSIGDDCWIGGNSVICPGVTIGNGCVIGAGSVVTKDIPENSLAVGNPAKVIRKLNED, from the coding sequence ATGACAGAAAAAGAAAAAATGCTTTTAGGCGAAATCTACTTTGCCAATGATAAAGAACTTATGCAAGAGCGTACTAATGCCAAAAAATTATTGCATAAATTAAATGTTACAGAATATTTGATGAATGGGAAATCACGTGCTATTCTCCGGGAGTTATTGCCTAATTCTCATAAGCGATTGTATATAGAGCCACCGTTTCATTGTGATTATGGGTACAATATCCATTCGGGGGAGAATGTGTATTTTAATGTCAATTGTGTGGTTTTGGATACTATGAAAGTGACTATTGGCAAAAATGTTTTCTTTGCACCAGGCGTTCATATATACACAGCTACCCATCCGCTGAATGCCATAGAAAGGAGAACTGTTGAAAGTTCAAATCCTGTTTCTATTGGAGATGATTGTTGGATAGGAGGGAACTCTGTAATTTGTCCGGGAGTCACAATTGGTAATGGTTGTGTAATTGGTGCGGGATCTGTAGTAACCAAAGATATTCCCGAAAATTCTTTGGCAGTGGGTAATCCTGCCAAAGTGATTCGGAAATTAAATGAGGATTAA
- a CDS encoding GNAT family N-acetyltransferase — MSDTVTIEFNDKNGSFNITNEGRKVALMTFVFAGPNKIIIDHTEVSPVFNGKGLGKKLIEKAVEVARQKKWTIIPLCPFAKKTFEKNPEYNDVL; from the coding sequence ATGAGCGATACAGTAACTATAGAATTCAATGACAAAAACGGTAGTTTCAATATTACAAACGAAGGCAGAAAAGTAGCTTTGATGACTTTTGTATTTGCTGGTCCCAATAAAATAATCATTGATCACACCGAAGTTTCTCCCGTATTTAATGGCAAAGGTCTGGGCAAAAAATTAATAGAAAAAGCCGTTGAAGTAGCAAGACAAAAAAAATGGACAATTATTCCGCTATGTCCTTTTGCAAAAAAAACATTTGAAAAAAATCCTGAATATAATGACGTACTCTAA
- a CDS encoding Crp/Fnr family transcriptional regulator produces the protein MALILENIAQHIDLTAQEQELFLSKTEIQHYKAKTILLNSGAICKHSYFVNSGILRSFNINDNIVEHVMSFACEGWWIGDMYSLLSQKPGNLFIEVLEDAEVVLLSKENQEILYREIPKLERFFRILTENSLVANQERLMDNLSLTAEERFEKFCKKYPTLLQKVAQKQIASYLGVTPEYYSKMKNRLLRK, from the coding sequence ATGGCTTTAATACTCGAAAACATTGCGCAACATATAGATCTCACTGCACAGGAGCAAGAACTTTTTTTGTCCAAAACTGAAATCCAGCATTATAAAGCTAAAACGATTTTATTGAATAGTGGCGCAATTTGCAAACACTCTTATTTTGTAAATTCAGGTATTCTGCGCAGTTTCAACATTAATGACAATATTGTAGAACACGTAATGAGTTTTGCTTGCGAAGGCTGGTGGATTGGCGACATGTACAGTTTACTTTCGCAAAAACCAGGTAACTTATTTATCGAGGTCTTGGAAGATGCCGAAGTGGTTTTATTATCCAAAGAAAATCAAGAAATATTGTATCGGGAAATTCCAAAACTAGAACGTTTCTTCAGAATACTTACCGAAAATTCACTCGTAGCCAACCAAGAGCGCTTAATGGACAACCTCAGCCTCACTGCCGAAGAGCGTTTTGAGAAATTTTGTAAAAAATACCCCACTCTCCTTCAGAAAGTTGCCCAAAAGCAGATTGCTTCCTATTTAGGTGTGACTCCTGAGTATTACAGTAAAATGAAAAACCGATTACTTAGAAAATAA
- a CDS encoding DUF6370 family protein yields MKKATIITIFFFSFALQAQEKNTKVNTQIVEVSCGECNFGMKGKSCDLAVRIDGKTYFVDGTKIDDHGDAHAKDGFCEVIRKAEVTGEIINNRFQATTFILLPEQK; encoded by the coding sequence ATGAAAAAAGCAACAATAATTACAATATTCTTTTTTTCTTTTGCTTTACAAGCACAAGAAAAAAACACAAAAGTAAATACTCAAATCGTTGAAGTTTCTTGTGGGGAATGCAATTTTGGCATGAAAGGAAAAAGCTGTGATCTAGCAGTTCGAATCGATGGGAAAACATATTTTGTAGATGGAACCAAAATTGACGATCACGGGGATGCACATGCCAAAGATGGCTTTTGCGAAGTGATTAGAAAAGCTGAAGTTACTGGAGAAATTATAAACAATCGCTTTCAAGCCACAACTTTCATTTTACTTCCAGAGCAAAAATAA
- the galE gene encoding UDP-glucose 4-epimerase GalE produces MKILVTGGLGFIGSHTVVELQNEGFEVVIIDNLSNSSEEVLKGIVTITGKMPLFEKLDLRDKNSVQGFFNKHIDLAGVIHFAASKAVGESVENPLLYYENNIGTLVYILQELEKKPEANFIFSSSCTVYGQAKKMPITENAPVQQPISPYGNTKKIGEEIIQDVAKATNINAILLRYFNPIGSHPSAEIGELPIGVPQNLVPFITQTGFGLREELAVFGDDYPTPDGTCIRDYIHVVDLAKAHVIALQRLLNKKNTEKVETFNLGTGTGSSVLEVIRSFEKVSGKKLPYKIVPRREGDITEAYANTDKANNILGWKAQSSLDEAMESAWKWEQKIRS; encoded by the coding sequence ATGAAAATACTAGTAACAGGAGGATTGGGTTTTATCGGTTCGCATACCGTAGTTGAGCTACAAAACGAGGGTTTTGAAGTGGTTATTATTGATAATCTTTCCAATTCTTCAGAAGAAGTATTAAAAGGGATTGTCACTATTACAGGCAAAATGCCTCTATTCGAAAAATTGGATTTAAGGGATAAAAATAGTGTTCAAGGATTCTTTAATAAGCATATAGATCTTGCGGGTGTTATTCATTTTGCGGCTTCTAAAGCAGTTGGAGAAAGCGTTGAGAATCCATTGCTTTATTATGAAAACAATATTGGAACGCTGGTTTATATTTTGCAAGAATTAGAAAAAAAACCAGAAGCTAATTTTATATTCAGTTCTTCTTGTACCGTTTATGGTCAAGCCAAAAAAATGCCAATCACTGAGAATGCGCCCGTTCAACAACCTATTTCTCCTTATGGAAATACCAAAAAAATAGGCGAAGAAATAATTCAGGATGTGGCAAAAGCTACAAATATTAATGCAATATTGTTGCGCTATTTCAACCCAATTGGATCACATCCGTCGGCTGAAATAGGGGAGTTACCAATAGGAGTTCCTCAAAATTTAGTGCCTTTTATAACCCAGACTGGTTTTGGATTGCGTGAGGAATTAGCTGTTTTTGGAGATGATTACCCAACTCCAGATGGAACCTGCATTCGTGATTATATACACGTAGTCGATTTGGCGAAAGCCCATGTAATCGCTTTACAACGTTTGTTAAATAAAAAAAATACAGAAAAAGTAGAAACATTCAATCTTGGAACTGGAACAGGAAGTTCTGTGTTGGAAGTCATTCGAAGTTTCGAAAAAGTAAGCGGCAAAAAACTCCCTTACAAAATTGTACCCCGTAGAGAAGGTGATATTACCGAAGCTTACGCAAATACCGATAAAGCCAATAATATATTGGGTTGGAAAGCGCAGTCTTCTTTGGATGAAGCCATGGAGAGCGCCTGGAAATGGGAACAGAAAATTAGAAGTTAG